The Ignavibacteria bacterium genome contains the following window.
AATCATCGCTGGCAATGCATCAAGCGATGTAATTTGCATGACTATTTTTTTCACATCATGAGAAAAAGTGATTGAAATAAATATTGCTGCAATCAGTGCAGCTAAGCTGATTACTTTTTTAATCAATCCATCTTTTAAGCCAAGAAGAAAACCAATGATCACAAAAATGATTACAGCGTAATCAATGTAATTATGCATTTGCTGAGAGCTTTAATTTTACAATTTCATTTACGATTTTGCCGTCTGCTCTGCCTTTCAGTTCGGTCATTGCTGGTCCCATCACTTTCCCAAGATCACTCATACTTTTTGCATTAACCAGAGTAATTAACTTATTAATGATCTCTTCAATTTCCTCCCTCGAGAGTTGTTTCGGAAGAAAAGTCTGAATGATCTCAAGTTCTTTAGTCTCTTTTTCGGACAAATCATTTCTGCCGGCCTTCGAGTATTGCTCGGCTGCGTCTTTTCTTTTTTTCACAAGGGAAGTGAGAATCGAAATTTCATCGTCGGTAGTCATTTCACGATCCACACCGCTTTTCTCAAATTCGATGATTGAAGCTCTGATTGATCTTAATGTCTCAAGTCGCAATTTATCTCCTGATTTCATTGCTTCTTTTATTTGTAAACTGATAGATTCTTTTAACATTAAACTCCTATAAATAAAAAAAGGCAGGAATTAAAATAATAACGCCTGCCTTAAAAATAATTCACAGTAAAGCTACATTTTTTTAATTGAAGAATAGTTTATTCTCAAACAATAAGCTTTACGTAATTCTTGCTGAATATCGGTCACCAAACCCATTTTTGAAGTCTTATCGATTCTTAGAGAAACGATAATTGTCGGTAAATCTACACGTTTGTTGTACATGATTCTTTGAACTTGATCGACTGTTACGATATTGTCATCAATCTGCATTCTTCCATCTCTACCAACCCAGATGTATGAAACAACGCGCTTATTTTCAATCTTTTCAATAGCACGAGCTTCGGGCAAACGATACTGCACTTTTACATCATGCTCTCTGAGTGTCGTAGTTACCATGAAGAATAACAATAGCATAAAAACAATGTCTGGAAGTGATGCAGTAGGAATCTGCTGTTTTGTTTTTGCTAGTTTCTTTTCAAATTTCATT
Protein-coding sequences here:
- a CDS encoding biopolymer transporter ExbD, which encodes MKFEKKLAKTKQQIPTASLPDIVFMLLLFFMVTTTLREHDVKVQYRLPEARAIEKIENKRVVSYIWVGRDGRMQIDDNIVTVDQVQRIMYNKRVDLPTIIVSLRIDKTSKMGLVTDIQQELRKAYCLRINYSSIKKM
- a CDS encoding GatB/YqeY domain-containing protein produces the protein MLKESISLQIKEAMKSGDKLRLETLRSIRASIIEFEKSGVDREMTTDDEISILTSLVKKRKDAAEQYSKAGRNDLSEKETKELEIIQTFLPKQLSREEIEEIINKLITLVNAKSMSDLGKVMGPAMTELKGRADGKIVNEIVKLKLSANA